A region from the Lolium perenne isolate Kyuss_39 chromosome 4, Kyuss_2.0, whole genome shotgun sequence genome encodes:
- the LOC127347056 gene encoding uncharacterized protein: MKVLYTNSAASVEEWITNAEGSLDSSARKIVGLDVEYDKLSGTYFNPKKAAVIQLCVGTDVLVYHICHADERSESLDIQEIWRDPDKKKKLQGLKDVAGAIIDPIYFEMKDGFGRAEHRMWANPPPLPPKHLEYAARDAYATYEVYRRLDLFERGFFSLFKHPEKKRGRDW, encoded by the exons ATGAAGGTTCTGTACACGAATTCAGCAGCTAGTGTTGAGGAGTGGATCACCAATGCTGAAGGTTCCCTCGATTCTTCTGCTAGGAAGATTGTTGGTCTTGATGTTGAGTATGACAAACTCAGTGGTACCTATTTCAATCCGAAGAAAGCTGCTGTGATCCAGCTATGTGTTGGCACCGATGTTCTTGTGTACCACATATGCCATGCTGATGAGAGGAGTGAAAGTTTG GATATCCAGGAAATATGGAGAGATCCGGACAAAAAGAAGAAACTTCAAGGCCTGAAGGATGTtgctggagctattatagatccaatctattttgagatgaaggatggtTTTGGAAGGGCAGAGCACAGGATGTGGGCTAATCCGCCGCCTCTACCGCCTAAGCATTTGGAATATGCTGCACGGGATGCATATGCAACCTACGAGGTTTATCGAAGGCTGGATTTGTTTGAGAGGGGCTTCTTCTCCTTATTCAAACATCCCGAGAAGAAGCGTGGCAGGGATTGGTGA
- the LOC139839057 gene encoding uncharacterized protein: protein MKVLYTNAAASVEEWLTNAEASLDSSARKIVGLDVEYDKLSGTYFNPKKAAVIQLCVGTDVLVYHICHADERSEKLYDFFYGYRYTFAGFCVAEDRTILSRSKYYVHNVKDIQAIWRDPDNRKRTQGLKDVAGAIIDPIYFEMKDGFGRAEHRMWADPPPLPPKHLEYAARDAYATYEVFRRLDVFERGFFSLFKHPEKKRGRDW from the coding sequence ATGAAGGTCCTGTACACAAACGCAGCAGCTAGTGTTGAGGAGTGGCTCACCAATGCTGAAGCTTCCCTAGATTCTTCTGCTAGGAAGATTGTTGGTCTTGATGTTGAGTATGACAAACTCAGTGGAACCTATTTCAATCCGAAGAAAGCTGCTGTGATCCAGCTATGTGTTGGCACTGATGTTCTTGTGTACCACATATGCCATGCTGATGAGAGGAGTGAAAAGTTGTATGATTTCTTTTATGGCTATAGGTACACTTTTGCTGGGTTTTGCGTCGCAGAAGACCGCACCATTCTGTCACGTTCAAAGTACTATGTTCATAATGTGAAGGATATCCAGGCAATATGGAGAGATCCGGACAACAGGAAGAGAACTCAAGGTTTGAAGGATGTtgctggagctattatagatccaatctattttgagatgaaggatggtTTTGGAAGGGCAGAGCACAGGATGTGGGCTGATCCGCCGCCTCTACCGCCTAAGCATTTGGAATATGCTGCACGGGATGCATATGCCACGTATGAGGTTTTTCGGAGGCTGGATGTGTTTGAGAGGGGCTTCTTCTCCTTATTCAAACATCCCGAGAAGAAGCGTGGCAGGGATTGGTGA